A stretch of Coriobacteriia bacterium DNA encodes these proteins:
- a CDS encoding FAD-binding protein has product MSYDHALSRRGFIIGAAGLAAMASVCTTPWLALADEKPSTETPYDATEQADLIVVGAGGAGLSAAVNAVDAGATRVIVLEMTGKTGGSLNLTSGSMSCAESVIQKEDGIEDTVDAYVADIIKTGTAYGGTLDEDMVRLYAEQDIPMFQWLWDHGLKDYEFSADKEGKRAVFAPEHELYGIPRTYKTRGTKNPDVYKSAAHEVIDTYVQGCDAIEVVYNATAVELVPNADGQVCSVVATGKDGAGTLYTGTHGVVMCTGGYGGNRKMMAKYNEYGGEYLIGCGAWSDGRGLQMMQKVGGTLVNMDAIPSFPMGLEEQDNPGHGQIASTYMWKAGAICVNKNGERFMNENDESPTVREEALIQQPDALQYDIFTDKIIADLQAAKGSMFYDMFYAPEDSMGHWLIHTAPTIADLAADLGIPADALEKTVEDYNAAVEAGGTDEFGRTYDDSTSSYKTCNNKIEGDKFYAIPIKALVVMTLGGIKCDTNMSVLDADGNQIPGLYAAGEVVGDIWGKFVSGGTGVMGCLTFGRIAGANSASETPATGYEVKPAADILEDELFVVEKVQGATFDTSQELTDGEYSATVDGQQGPMEVKVTVSGGKLTGFEVVSNNETSSIGGAALPELTDQVIAAAGPEIDGVSGATLTTNRVRQAVVDCLTQAAGK; this is encoded by the coding sequence ATGTCGTACGATCACGCGCTCTCCCGCCGCGGCTTCATCATCGGCGCCGCCGGGCTTGCTGCCATGGCCAGCGTCTGCACGACGCCCTGGCTCGCGCTTGCCGATGAGAAGCCGTCCACCGAGACGCCTTACGATGCCACCGAGCAGGCTGACCTCATCGTCGTCGGCGCCGGCGGCGCCGGCCTTTCCGCTGCCGTCAACGCCGTCGACGCGGGTGCAACGCGCGTCATCGTCCTCGAGATGACGGGCAAGACCGGCGGCTCGCTCAACCTCACGAGCGGCTCCATGTCGTGCGCCGAGAGCGTCATCCAAAAGGAGGATGGCATCGAGGACACCGTTGATGCCTACGTCGCCGACATCATCAAGACGGGCACGGCCTACGGCGGCACGCTCGACGAGGACATGGTGCGCCTCTACGCCGAGCAGGACATCCCTATGTTCCAGTGGCTGTGGGATCACGGCCTGAAGGACTACGAGTTCAGTGCCGACAAGGAGGGCAAGCGCGCCGTCTTCGCCCCGGAGCACGAGCTGTACGGCATCCCGCGCACGTATAAGACGCGCGGCACGAAGAACCCCGACGTCTACAAGTCGGCCGCCCACGAGGTCATCGACACCTACGTGCAGGGCTGTGACGCCATCGAGGTCGTCTACAACGCGACAGCCGTCGAGCTCGTCCCCAACGCAGACGGTCAGGTGTGTTCCGTCGTCGCCACGGGCAAGGACGGTGCCGGCACGCTGTACACGGGCACGCACGGCGTCGTCATGTGCACGGGCGGCTACGGCGGCAACCGCAAGATGATGGCGAAGTACAACGAGTACGGCGGCGAGTACCTCATCGGCTGCGGCGCCTGGAGCGACGGACGCGGCCTGCAGATGATGCAGAAGGTCGGCGGCACGCTCGTCAACATGGACGCCATCCCCTCGTTCCCCATGGGCCTCGAGGAGCAGGACAACCCCGGCCACGGCCAGATCGCGTCCACGTACATGTGGAAGGCCGGCGCCATCTGCGTCAACAAGAACGGCGAGCGTTTCATGAACGAGAACGACGAGAGCCCGACCGTGCGCGAGGAGGCCCTCATCCAGCAGCCTGACGCCCTGCAGTACGACATCTTCACCGACAAGATCATCGCCGATCTGCAGGCCGCCAAGGGTTCGATGTTCTACGACATGTTCTACGCGCCCGAGGACTCCATGGGCCACTGGCTCATCCACACGGCGCCGACGATCGCCGACCTGGCCGCCGACCTCGGTATCCCGGCCGACGCGCTCGAAAAGACCGTCGAGGACTACAACGCCGCCGTCGAGGCGGGCGGCACCGACGAGTTCGGCCGCACGTACGACGACTCCACGAGCAGCTACAAGACGTGCAACAACAAGATCGAGGGCGACAAGTTCTACGCCATCCCGATCAAGGCGCTCGTCGTCATGACGCTCGGTGGCATCAAGTGCGACACGAATATGAGCGTGCTCGACGCCGATGGCAACCAGATCCCCGGCCTGTACGCCGCCGGCGAGGTCGTCGGCGACATCTGGGGCAAGTTCGTCAGCGGCGGCACCGGTGTCATGGGCTGCCTGACATTTGGCCGTATCGCCGGCGCCAACAGCGCCTCTGAGACGCCTGCGACGGGCTATGAGGTCAAGCCTGCCGCCGACATCCTCGAAGACGAGCTGTTCGTCGTCGAGAAGGTCCAGGGCGCGACGTTCGACACGAGCCAGGAACTCACGGACGGCGAGTACTCGGCCACGGTCGACGGTCAGCAGGGCCCGATGGAGGTCAAGGTCACCGTCTCCGGCGGCAAGCTCACCGGCTTTGAAGTCGTCAGCAACAACGAGACGTCGAGCATCGGCGGCGCGGCCCTTCCCGAGCTCACCGACCAGGTCATCGCAGCGGCCGGCCCCGAGATCGACGGCGTCAGTGGCGCGACGCTCACGACGAACCGCGTCCGTCAGGCCGTCGTTGACTGCCTGACCCAGGCAGCCGGAAAGTAA
- a CDS encoding helix-turn-helix transcriptional regulator, which yields MLPTGNLAAFVRGSALERYDLQAHQSYSMCTLSFLPNFFENGLITDSLDSALQCAQKRRSRHANEGFTLLAERLSALDPESLPQDLDAAFHHLNAARADDAGTLLRVRAAALEVAAILIDHVAQASSAGLRRGSREQRLLVERACSAIEKSLSKSISLDELARMLYVGRTHLCEAFHAETGESIGRYTRRLRLERACEILATSDCPIAQVAQNVGYRNQGSFTEAFRAKTGMTPSAWRSAQR from the coding sequence ATGCTTCCCACAGGCAACCTTGCCGCCTTTGTTCGCGGCAGCGCGCTAGAGCGCTACGACCTGCAGGCTCACCAGAGCTATAGCATGTGCACGCTCAGCTTTCTCCCGAACTTTTTCGAAAACGGCCTCATCACCGACAGCCTCGACAGCGCTCTACAGTGCGCTCAGAAAAGAAGATCGCGACACGCCAACGAGGGCTTCACGTTACTTGCCGAGCGGCTGAGCGCACTCGACCCTGAAAGTTTGCCGCAAGATCTGGATGCAGCGTTTCACCACCTCAACGCCGCGCGTGCAGACGACGCAGGCACTCTGCTACGGGTTCGCGCCGCAGCTCTCGAAGTGGCTGCGATCTTGATCGACCACGTAGCGCAGGCCTCGAGCGCCGGCCTACGGCGCGGAAGTCGCGAACAAAGGCTGCTAGTGGAACGCGCCTGCTCGGCAATTGAAAAGTCCCTGAGCAAGTCCATCTCTCTCGACGAGCTCGCACGGATGCTCTACGTAGGTCGAACGCATCTATGCGAGGCCTTCCACGCAGAGACGGGGGAGAGCATCGGGCGTTACACGCGACGCCTGCGTCTAGAAAGGGCGTGCGAGATCCTGGCAACATCGGATTGCCCAATCGCACAGGTAGCCCAAAACGTCGGTTACCGCAATCAGGGGAGCTTCACCGAAGCCTTCCGCGCAAAAACAGGCATGACGCCCTCGGCCTGGCGAAGCGCCCAGCGCTGA
- a CDS encoding polyribonucleotide nucleotidyltransferase, producing MKVTHEFDLYGKHYTLETGELAKQATGACLVKQGDTTILVTAVVSKERKNYDFFPLTVDFIEKMYSVGRLPGGYLKRETRPTDKATLTARMIDRPLRPSFPSGFRNEVQVVATSFVCDQENPFDVICTMGASAALTVGGVPFEGPLACVRIGRDRDTGEFLVNPTYEERDNSDLDLELAGTGDFISMLEAGAEEISEEDMLAAMQFGQEAIGAFCEQQKVFFQKVEEANGPIQLKEYPLDEPNAYVHDKVFAHYDEMSAALKDADKLSRMGKVAELKAAIIAEFTDEEQAQYERELPVELKSLEKHAMRCMVVETGERVDGRRADEIRPIMVKPGYLPLVHGSGLFQRGQTQVLSVLTLGMLNDWQRLDTIEPVDGKRYIHQYNFPPYCTGETGRMGSPKRREIGHGALAERALLPVIPSEEEFPYTIRVVSEVLESNGSSSMASTCGSCLALMDGGVPIKRPVSGIAMGLIQEEGKTVVLSDIQGLEDFLGDMDFKVTGTPEGITAMQMDNKATGLTFDILRTALQQAKEGRAFILGKMLEQIAEPRPDVRDNAPHIITIKIPTDKIRDVIGSGGKTIRGIQEDTGAQIDIQEDGTVFIGASDNGAEEARARIEALVKEPEVGEEYFGRVVGIQPFGAFVELLPGKDGLLHISRVAKGRVEKVEDVLNVGDEVHVKVLEVDEKGKVSLDRIDKPEAPAGSGNGERHERHGGHDREGGERPERRTPRRPGDRGANGGRSEGGNGGGMGRQPRRHHEA from the coding sequence ATGAAGGTTACGCACGAGTTCGACCTCTACGGCAAGCACTACACCCTCGAGACCGGCGAGCTGGCCAAGCAGGCCACGGGCGCCTGCCTCGTCAAGCAGGGCGACACGACCATCCTCGTCACGGCCGTCGTGTCCAAGGAGCGCAAGAACTACGACTTCTTCCCGCTGACGGTCGACTTCATCGAGAAGATGTACTCGGTGGGTCGCCTGCCCGGCGGCTACCTCAAGCGCGAGACGCGCCCGACAGACAAGGCCACGCTCACGGCCCGCATGATCGACCGCCCGCTGCGCCCGAGCTTCCCGTCCGGTTTCCGCAATGAGGTTCAGGTCGTCGCCACGTCGTTCGTGTGCGACCAGGAGAACCCGTTCGACGTCATCTGCACGATGGGCGCCTCTGCGGCCCTCACCGTCGGCGGCGTGCCGTTCGAGGGCCCGCTGGCCTGCGTCCGCATCGGCCGTGACCGCGACACCGGCGAGTTCCTCGTCAACCCCACGTACGAGGAGCGCGACAACTCTGACCTCGACCTCGAGCTCGCCGGCACCGGCGACTTCATCTCCATGCTCGAGGCTGGCGCCGAGGAGATCTCCGAAGAGGACATGCTGGCCGCCATGCAGTTCGGCCAGGAGGCCATCGGCGCGTTCTGCGAGCAGCAGAAGGTGTTCTTCCAGAAGGTCGAGGAAGCAAACGGCCCCATCCAGCTCAAGGAGTACCCGCTCGACGAGCCGAACGCCTACGTCCACGACAAAGTGTTCGCTCACTACGACGAGATGAGCGCCGCGCTCAAGGACGCCGACAAGCTGTCGCGCATGGGCAAGGTCGCCGAGCTCAAGGCCGCCATCATCGCCGAGTTTACCGACGAGGAGCAGGCCCAGTACGAGCGCGAGCTGCCCGTCGAGCTCAAGAGCCTCGAGAAGCACGCCATGCGCTGCATGGTCGTCGAGACGGGTGAGCGCGTTGACGGCCGCCGCGCCGACGAGATCCGCCCCATCATGGTCAAGCCTGGCTACCTGCCGCTCGTCCACGGCTCCGGCCTGTTCCAGCGCGGCCAGACCCAGGTGCTCTCCGTGCTGACGCTCGGTATGCTCAACGACTGGCAGCGCCTCGACACCATCGAGCCCGTCGACGGCAAGCGTTACATTCATCAGTACAACTTCCCGCCGTACTGCACCGGCGAGACGGGCCGCATGGGCAGCCCCAAGCGCCGCGAGATCGGCCACGGCGCCCTGGCCGAGCGCGCCCTGCTGCCGGTCATCCCCTCCGAGGAGGAGTTCCCCTACACGATCCGCGTCGTGTCCGAGGTGCTCGAGTCCAACGGCTCCTCGTCCATGGCGTCGACGTGCGGCAGCTGTCTCGCGCTCATGGACGGCGGCGTGCCGATCAAGCGCCCCGTGTCCGGCATCGCCATGGGCCTCATCCAGGAAGAGGGCAAGACGGTCGTTCTCTCCGACATTCAGGGCCTCGAGGACTTCCTCGGTGACATGGACTTCAAGGTGACGGGCACGCCTGAGGGCATCACCGCCATGCAGATGGACAACAAGGCCACGGGCCTGACGTTCGACATCCTGCGCACCGCGCTGCAGCAGGCCAAGGAGGGCCGCGCGTTCATCCTCGGCAAGATGCTCGAGCAGATCGCTGAGCCTCGTCCTGACGTCCGCGACAACGCGCCGCACATCATCACGATCAAGATCCCGACGGACAAGATCCGCGATGTCATCGGCTCCGGCGGCAAGACGATCCGCGGCATCCAGGAGGACACGGGCGCCCAGATCGACATCCAGGAAGACGGCACCGTCTTCATCGGCGCGTCCGACAACGGCGCCGAGGAGGCGCGCGCCCGCATCGAGGCGCTCGTCAAGGAGCCCGAGGTGGGCGAGGAGTACTTCGGCCGCGTCGTGGGCATCCAGCCGTTTGGCGCCTTCGTTGAGCTGCTGCCCGGCAAGGACGGCCTGCTCCACATCAGCCGCGTCGCGAAGGGCCGCGTAGAGAAGGTCGAGGACGTGCTCAACGTCGGTGACGAGGTGCACGTCAAGGTGCTCGAGGTCGACGAGAAGGGCAAGGTCTCGCTCGATCGCATCGACAAGCCCGAGGCTCCCGCTGGCTCCGGCAACGGCGAGCGTCACGAGCGTCACGGCGGGCACGATCGTGAGGGCGGCGAGCGTCCCGAGCGCCGCACGCCCCGTCGCCCCGGCGACCGCGGCGCCAACGGTGGCCGTTCCGAGGGCGGCAACGGCGGCGGCATGGGCCGTCAGCCGCGCCGTCACCACGAGGCGTAA
- the rpsO gene encoding 30S ribosomal protein S15: protein MVTKEQRAAIVKEFGKDEHDTGSARVQVALLTARIKELTEHMKSHHKDFHSRRGLLMLVGQRRRLLVYIRDNDINEYRELIAKLGIRDNIK, encoded by the coding sequence ATGGTCACCAAGGAACAGCGCGCGGCTATCGTCAAGGAGTTCGGCAAGGACGAGCACGACACGGGCAGCGCCCGCGTTCAGGTCGCCCTTCTCACGGCTCGCATTAAGGAGCTGACCGAGCACATGAAGTCCCACCACAAGGACTTCCACAGCCGCCGTGGCCTGCTGATGCTCGTCGGCCAGCGTCGTCGTCTGCTCGTGTACATCCGCGACAACGACATCAACGAGTACCGCGAGCTCATCGCGAAGCTCGGTATCCGCGACAACATCAAGTAG
- a CDS encoding ACT domain-containing protein, whose protein sequence is MEIEKLDCALSVCKVADYSLVDVEDEFCFTGHTDEERSLVCRTELVPANAIAREDGWRAFRVKGVLDFSLVGILAPIATLLADNGISLSAVSTFNTDYVLVKQESFERALALLDQAGYAVS, encoded by the coding sequence ATTGAGATCGAGAAGCTAGACTGCGCGCTGTCGGTGTGCAAGGTTGCGGACTACTCGCTCGTGGACGTAGAGGATGAGTTCTGCTTCACGGGACATACCGATGAGGAGCGCTCTCTCGTCTGCCGTACCGAGTTGGTGCCGGCCAACGCGATCGCGCGCGAGGACGGATGGCGCGCGTTTCGCGTCAAGGGCGTGCTCGACTTCTCACTCGTTGGTATCCTGGCACCGATCGCGACGCTGCTGGCGGACAACGGCATAAGCCTGTCAGCCGTCTCGACGTTCAACACAGACTACGTGCTTGTGAAGCAGGAGAGTTTCGAGCGCGCGCTCGCGCTGCTTGACCAGGCTGGCTATGCGGTGAGCTAG
- a CDS encoding MiaB/RimO family radical SAM methylthiotransferase → MSTRRVKACVVNLGCKVNRIESDWMERSLSELGCEPAGEGSADIVVINTCAVTGEAEAKTRKAIRHAVSLPQRPLVCVTGCVANLFPEEARALGERVHVVADKANVAREALRLFDEQARVGAESAEHGCLAPDSTAAANPTESVSVAAAPTTPAVSHGHEASTYETRLRRGVKVQDGCDNRCTYCIVWRARGPVRSSPLPEVERQVGTVLAEGAGEVVLSGINLGRYRDTAPDGAPIALDGLLRRVSDLARERAIVRASSIEPPDVTPELAHAMAELRGVVCPHLHLPLQSGCDATLARMGRAYDTKTFADVVEMVRSELPELSLSTDVIVGFPGETDEEFEQTLAFCREMRFSKMHVFRFSARPDTPAASMPNQVDPRVAQVRSERLRTLADELRATDAAARVGTVEPVLVERIAADGSARGTTASYHRAVVEAPQGMVEPVTPGLVRACIESYDPRTRLLHARVVPTGA, encoded by the coding sequence GTGAGCACCCGCCGCGTGAAGGCGTGCGTCGTCAACCTTGGCTGCAAGGTCAACCGCATCGAAAGCGACTGGATGGAACGCTCCCTCTCTGAGCTCGGCTGCGAACCGGCAGGGGAGGGAAGCGCCGACATTGTCGTGATCAACACGTGCGCCGTCACGGGCGAGGCCGAGGCCAAGACGCGCAAGGCCATCCGACACGCGGTGAGCCTGCCCCAGCGCCCGCTCGTGTGCGTGACGGGATGCGTCGCCAACCTGTTCCCCGAAGAGGCGCGCGCCCTGGGCGAGCGCGTGCACGTCGTCGCTGACAAGGCAAACGTGGCTCGCGAGGCGCTGCGGCTGTTTGACGAGCAGGCGCGTGTCGGTGCAGAAAGCGCGGAACACGGCTGCCTCGCGCCTGATAGCACAGCGGCCGCCAATCCCACAGAGAGCGTCTCGGTCGCCGCGGCGCCAACCACCCCCGCCGTCTCCCACGGCCACGAGGCATCGACTTACGAGACGCGCCTACGCCGCGGCGTCAAGGTGCAGGACGGCTGTGACAACCGCTGCACGTATTGCATCGTGTGGCGCGCCCGCGGCCCGGTGCGCTCGTCGCCGCTTCCCGAAGTCGAGCGCCAGGTGGGCACCGTGCTAGCCGAAGGCGCCGGCGAGGTCGTGCTCTCGGGCATCAACCTGGGCCGCTATCGGGACACCGCCCCCGACGGGGCGCCCATCGCCCTCGACGGCCTGTTGCGCAGGGTGTCCGACCTGGCGAGGGAGCGCGCCATCGTGCGCGCCTCGAGCATCGAGCCGCCCGACGTGACGCCCGAGCTCGCGCACGCCATGGCGGAGCTGCGCGGCGTCGTCTGTCCCCACCTGCACCTGCCGCTGCAGTCCGGCTGCGACGCGACGCTCGCGCGCATGGGACGCGCCTACGACACGAAGACCTTCGCCGACGTTGTCGAGATGGTACGCAGCGAGCTGCCCGAGCTCTCGCTGTCGACGGACGTCATCGTCGGGTTCCCCGGCGAGACGGACGAGGAGTTCGAGCAGACGCTCGCGTTCTGCCGCGAGATGCGCTTTTCGAAGATGCACGTCTTTCGCTTCTCAGCACGGCCCGACACGCCGGCCGCGTCCATGCCCAACCAGGTGGATCCCCGCGTGGCGCAGGTCCGCTCCGAACGCCTGCGCACCTTGGCCGATGAGCTGCGCGCCACAGACGCCGCAGCACGCGTGGGTACGGTCGAGCCCGTTCTCGTCGAACGCATCGCCGCAGACGGCTCTGCCCGTGGTACGACGGCCAGTTACCATCGCGCCGTCGTCGAGGCCCCACAGGGCATGGTCGAACCCGTCACGCCCGGCCTTGTCCGCGCCTGCATCGAGTCGTACGACCCTCGTACGCGACTGCTCCACGCGCGCGTTGTGCCTACCGGCGCTTAG
- the dnaJ gene encoding molecular chaperone DnaJ, which produces MPGSASPKDYYAILGLDRNASESDIQKAFRQKARTLHPDINKAPDAEERFKEVNEAYAVLSDPQKREYYDRYGSVDGYGQGGPDIGDIFGGFDMSDLFSSFFSGSAGGAGGRAVRMDGRDMGATVRITLQEAATGCTKEIAYNRMAPCKTCEGSGCAEGSKNVTCPTCHGTGQVVTTQRTFLGQMQTRSVCPDCNGTGQKIDKPCPDCDGEGRAPDRERVSVEVPAGIRDGQQVRISGAGEAGVRGAHTGDLIVTVAVSGDKNFQRDGDDLHMRVEASITQATLGTTLEVEGILPDETVTVDIPAGCQFDDVVRVKGMGMPRVGRSGRGDLLAHVDVVVPKKLTEYQRKLMKELAEQLDGKDGCKPSRKPWQRLRDALS; this is translated from the coding sequence ATGCCCGGTTCCGCATCCCCTAAGGACTACTACGCCATTCTCGGCCTCGACCGCAACGCAAGCGAGTCCGACATCCAGAAGGCGTTCCGCCAGAAGGCGCGCACGCTACACCCCGACATCAACAAGGCCCCCGACGCCGAGGAGCGCTTCAAGGAGGTCAACGAGGCGTACGCCGTGCTGTCCGATCCGCAAAAGCGCGAGTACTACGATCGCTACGGGAGCGTCGACGGCTATGGCCAGGGCGGCCCGGACATCGGCGACATTTTCGGCGGCTTTGACATGAGCGATCTGTTCAGCTCGTTCTTCTCCGGCTCAGCCGGCGGGGCGGGCGGGCGCGCCGTGCGCATGGACGGCCGAGACATGGGTGCGACCGTGCGCATCACGCTGCAGGAGGCCGCGACGGGCTGCACGAAGGAGATCGCCTACAACCGCATGGCCCCGTGCAAGACGTGCGAGGGGTCGGGCTGCGCCGAGGGCAGCAAGAACGTGACGTGCCCCACGTGCCACGGCACCGGCCAGGTCGTCACGACGCAGCGCACGTTCCTCGGCCAGATGCAGACGCGCTCCGTGTGCCCGGACTGCAACGGCACAGGCCAGAAAATCGACAAGCCCTGCCCCGACTGTGACGGCGAGGGTCGCGCACCTGACCGCGAGCGCGTGAGCGTCGAGGTTCCCGCCGGCATTCGCGACGGCCAGCAGGTGCGCATCTCCGGCGCAGGCGAGGCTGGCGTGCGCGGCGCCCACACGGGCGACCTCATCGTCACCGTGGCGGTCTCAGGCGACAAGAACTTCCAGCGCGACGGGGATGACTTGCACATGCGCGTCGAGGCGTCCATCACGCAAGCGACGCTGGGAACGACGCTCGAGGTCGAGGGCATCCTGCCCGACGAGACGGTCACGGTCGACATCCCAGCCGGCTGCCAGTTTGACGACGTCGTGCGCGTCAAGGGCATGGGCATGCCGCGCGTCGGCCGCTCGGGCCGCGGCGACTTGCTGGCCCACGTCGACGTCGTCGTGCCGAAGAAGCTGACGGAGTACCAGCGTAAGCTCATGAAGGAGCTGGCCGAGCAGCTCGACGGCAAAGACGGCTGCAAGCCAAGCCGCAAGCCGTGGCAGCGCCTGCGCGACGCACTGTCGTAG
- a CDS encoding DnaJ domain-containing protein: protein MADTKDFYDILGVPKDASTDDIKKAFRKKAATMHPDVNKAPDAEERFKELSEAYETLSDPGKRQRYDVIRAGGFTTQNPYAGGAGGSTGGSPFGGMPFDPFGPFWGPFAGAAGQASASRRRSNTAPFSTEPGGSRRISLTLEADEARHGTTKTISFERFEACTSCGGRGTQSSDGIVTCPTCHGKGSVNARLTTFMGDVQQTMRCPECNGSGKVIKDLCPECSGSGTRLRRATVAIHIPAGSHDGAVLRVKGAGDAGRCGGAQGDLEAELTVPSEHLTSSQEFGFTVLGVVLALVLCSLFAGTILRLLSFFALPLFFIFFMFPMGGRKKGGSFWNRAARRIGFGLVIGLFMFILLMPLMSCSRLFI from the coding sequence GTGGCAGACACCAAAGACTTCTACGACATCCTCGGCGTCCCCAAAGACGCCTCCACAGACGACATCAAGAAGGCCTTCCGCAAGAAGGCCGCGACGATGCACCCCGACGTCAACAAGGCTCCCGACGCCGAGGAGCGCTTCAAGGAGCTCTCTGAGGCGTACGAGACGCTGTCCGACCCGGGTAAGCGCCAGCGCTACGACGTCATTCGCGCCGGGGGCTTCACGACGCAGAATCCCTACGCGGGCGGCGCTGGAGGCTCCACGGGCGGCTCCCCCTTCGGTGGCATGCCGTTCGACCCGTTTGGTCCGTTCTGGGGCCCGTTTGCCGGCGCTGCAGGCCAGGCCTCCGCAAGCCGGCGCCGCTCAAACACGGCGCCCTTCTCCACCGAACCCGGCGGATCCCGTCGCATCTCATTGACGCTCGAGGCGGACGAGGCACGACACGGCACCACGAAGACGATCTCGTTCGAGCGCTTCGAGGCGTGCACGAGCTGCGGGGGCCGGGGCACCCAGTCCTCCGACGGCATCGTCACGTGCCCGACGTGCCACGGCAAGGGATCCGTCAACGCGCGCCTCACGACGTTCATGGGTGACGTGCAGCAGACGATGCGCTGCCCCGAGTGCAACGGCAGCGGCAAGGTCATCAAGGACCTGTGCCCCGAGTGCTCCGGCTCGGGCACTCGTCTGCGCCGCGCTACAGTCGCCATCCACATCCCCGCCGGCTCGCACGACGGCGCCGTGCTGCGCGTCAAGGGCGCCGGCGACGCCGGTCGCTGCGGCGGCGCGCAGGGGGATCTCGAGGCGGAGCTCACCGTTCCCTCCGAGCACCTCACAAGCTCCCAGGAGTTTGGATTCACGGTGCTCGGCGTCGTTCTCGCCCTCGTTCTGTGCTCGCTGTTCGCCGGGACCATCCTGCGCCTGCTCTCGTTCTTCGCCCTGCCGCTGTTCTTCATCTTCTTCATGTTCCCGATGGGTGGGCGCAAGAAGGGCGGCAGCTTCTGGAACCGCGCGGCACGACGCATCGGCTTCGGCCTCGTCATCGGCCTGTTCATGTTCATTTTGCTCATGCCGCTCATGTCGTGCTCGCGCCTCTTCATCTAG